CACGGCGGCCTCCTCTGCCGCCGCGACAAGCCCGGCCACCTTGCCCAGGCGCAGGCCAACGGCATCGCCATGATCGACCTTGTGGTGGTCAATCTTTACCCCTTCGAGCAAACCGTCGCGAAGCCCGGCGTCGCCTTCGAGGAAGCCATCGAAAACATCGACATCGGCGGTCCCTCCATGCTGCGCAGCGCGGCCAAGAATCACGAAAGCGTCACCGTGGTCTGCGATCCCGCCGACTACGACTCCGTGCTCGCCGCCCTCGACCAATCCGCCGCCGCCCCCGCGGCGCTCGCCGCGCTCCGCCGCAAGCTCGCGCTCAAGGTCTTCCAGCGCACCGCCGGCTACGACGCCGCCATCGCCGCCTATCTGGAAAAGCAGAGCGCCGCCGCCACTGGCGACACCCCCGACCTCGACGCCATCGCCGGCCTCCCCGCCACCCTCACGCTCACCTGCAAAAAGGCCCAGTCCCTTCGCTACGGCGAAAACCCGCACCAGCACGCCGCGCTCTACGGCACCTTCCACGACCATTTCCAGCAGCTCCAAGGCAAGGAACTTTCCTATAACAATATCCTCGACATCACCTCGGCCACCTACCTCATCGGCGAGTTCGAGCGCCCCACCGTGGCCATCCTCAAGCACACCAACCCCTGCGGCGTCGCCAGCGCCGCGACGCTGGTCGATGCCTGGGAAAACGCGCTCGCCACCGACCGCCAGGCTCCCTTCGGCGGCATCATTGTGGTCAACCGCACGCTCGACGCCGGCCTCGCGGAGCGCATCAAGGAAATCTTCACCGAGGTCATCATCGCCCCGCGCTTCAGCGACGACGCGCTCGCGATCTTTGCCAAAAAGAAAAACCTCCGCCTCATGATCGCCAAGGCGGGCCCCGGCGCCGACTCGCTCCTCGACGTTCGTTCCGTTGTCGGCGGCTTCCTCGTCCAGGACCGCAACACGCTTCTCGGCAAACAGGCCGACTTCAAGGTCGTGACCAAGCGCCAGCCCAACGCGGAGGAATGGGCCTCGATGCTGTTCGGCTGGCGTGTCTGCAAGCACGTCAAGTCAAACGCCATCGTTTACTGCCGCGGCGAGCAGACGCTCGGCATCGGCGCGGGCCAGATGGCGCGCGTGGACAGCTCGCGCATCGCGGTCTGGAAGGCGGGCGAGGCCAAGCTTGACCTGCGCGGCTCGGTGGTGGTGAGCGAGGCGCTGTTCCCCTTTGCCGACGGCCTCATCGCGGCCGCCGACGCCGGCGCGACCTCGGCCATCCAACCCGGCGGCTCCGTGCGCGACGCCGAAGTCATCGCCGCCGCCGACGAGCGCGGCATGGCCATGGTCTTCACCGGCATCCGGCATTTCAAACACTGAAGCCGCCCTGCCCGGGGCGACAGCATCCGCGCCGCTCCGGATGTATAACATGGAGGGACAACCTCCGTGTCATCCGCTTCGGCGCAGAGGGATGACACGGAGGTCGTCCCTCCATTTCAAGCATCGGCCGCAGTTTAATTTGATATCCGCGAATGTTATAGTGTTTTTATTAACAGTGGCGCGGCAGCGCCGGTAGGGCGAAGCCTCCGGCTGAGCCGCGGCTCGGCGGGACGCCTCGCCCTACCATTTGGGCGAAGGCTGAGGGGAAATACTATATCGCCTCCTTGCGTTTTTCGGTGCCGCGCCCTGGCCTTTTTCGTGCATGTTTTATTATGCGAACGGGAAGCGGCGGCGGTTATTCGCTCTCCAACGTTTTGATGAGTTTGCCGTCGGGCAGGCTCCAGAGTTTTATGTTTCCGTTGCTATCACTGGTCACCAGCAGTTTGTTGTCGGGGGTGATGGCGGAGCGCGTCATGCTGGTGAGCGCGGCAAGCTTTGCCATGGAGTCGCCGTTCGGGAGATGCCAGAGACCCGCTTCGGCGGGCAGCAGGATGGCCGCCAGTATGCTGCCGTCAGGACTGACGGCGGCATTCCATGTCTGGCGTCTTTCGACGGTTTTGAGGAGCGCGCCCTCGGGCAGGCTCCATACTATCACAACATTGTCGTCGCTTCCCGAGACCAGCCGCTTTCCATCCGTGCTGATGGTCGCAAAACGCAGGAACTTGCGGTGTCCCTCCAGCGTTTTGATGAGTTTGCCGTCCGGCAGGCTCCAGAGCTTTATGATATTCTTCTCGCCTTCGGCGGCCAGCAGGTCGCCGTCGGGACTAAGGGCAAGCGCATACGTATATAACGGCCTGCCTCCTTTTGCCGTCACCTGCCGCTCCAATGTTTTTGTCAAGGTGCAGCCGGGCAGGCTCCACAATTTTATGAAACCATCATCATCTGCTGTGACGAACCATTTACCATCGGGGCTGAAGGCCGCGGCATAAACTCTGGCGAAGGGGAAATGCTCGTCGCCGTCCTGTTTTTTGACGCTTTCGTTCTTGGCGAGTTTGCCGTCCGGCAAATGCCACAGTTTCATATAACTGTTATCGTTGCCCCGTGACAACAGCCACTCGCCGTCGGGGCTGATGGCGAGGCAGTCCACGTTGTCGTCGTGCGCCTCCAGCGCCCTTACAAACGCGCCGTCCGGCAGGCTCCAGAGTTTTATTTCGCCGCTGTCATCGCCGGACGCCAGCAGTTTCCCGTCGCCGCTGATGGCCAGCGCGACGACGCCTTCCTTGTGCGCGGGCGCGGCGAGGCCGGAGAATTTTTTCAACCAGTTTTTCAATTCGCCCGCCTTCAATCCCGCGAGGATTTTTTCGCAGTCGCGCCAGATGGCTTTTGTCTTGATGTCAATACCGGCCCCGTCACACAACCGAATCGCCTCCGCCGCCTCGGGCTCGTTGATCGCGCGCGTGCCGTAGGCGACACCGGGGATGCGGGGCGTGTATTGCGACACGGAGCGAAGCGCATCAAGGCCGCTGTAGCTGGCGTTGTCGGTGGCAATCCAGACAGCCGCCTGCTTTGTGTAATAGGGGACGTTTTTCTTTCCCAAAACCGCCATGAGTCTGGGCAGCTCGTCCGCGTTTTTCGGGATTCCAATGACAAAACTGTCGTGCGCCGCGGGAATGTCCTTCGGTTTGTTCGCGCAGGCGACGGGGACGCTGACGGTCTGCGCGGCTTGGCGCAGCCCGACGCGGACAGCTTCCGTCGAGACCATGTTTTGCGCCGCACTGTTGTCGCATACAAAATACGTGCCGGCGGGAATCAGCACTTCCAGCGGATACGGCATCATCCGTTTCAGCGTGACGAACAATTTGCTGATGGAGCTGCCTCTTACGGCAACCGCCACTTTGCCCTCCTTTATCAAATCCGTTATGGTTTTTTCCGCGCGCGCAGCGGGCGTGGCGGGAGCGACGGGCGCGGTGGACAGCTTGGAGGCGGCGACTTGTCGGACGCGGCCGTCCGCATCGTTTTTGGCAATATCCGCCAGCAATGCCTTGTCCGCCAGTCGCCAGAGCGCGAGCAGGCGGACATCCGCGCCGTCGTGGCGCGCGAGGGCGGCGAGCACCGTCTGGTCGGTTATTTTGTCAATCGCCTCTTCGCGGATTATGCGGAGCGTCGCGGTCGCGGCGACGTCGGCAAGCAGCCG
This genomic stretch from Termitidicoccus mucosus harbors:
- the purH gene encoding bifunctional phosphoribosylaminoimidazolecarboxamide formyltransferase/IMP cyclohydrolase, whose protein sequence is MEKLALLSVSDKSGLVEFATALVQRHGFRLLSTGGTAKLLAEKGLPVTEVSQHTGFPEIMEGRVKTLHPKIHGGLLCRRDKPGHLAQAQANGIAMIDLVVVNLYPFEQTVAKPGVAFEEAIENIDIGGPSMLRSAAKNHESVTVVCDPADYDSVLAALDQSAAAPAALAALRRKLALKVFQRTAGYDAAIAAYLEKQSAAATGDTPDLDAIAGLPATLTLTCKKAQSLRYGENPHQHAALYGTFHDHFQQLQGKELSYNNILDITSATYLIGEFERPTVAILKHTNPCGVASAATLVDAWENALATDRQAPFGGIIVVNRTLDAGLAERIKEIFTEVIIAPRFSDDALAIFAKKKNLRLMIAKAGPGADSLLDVRSVVGGFLVQDRNTLLGKQADFKVVTKRQPNAEEWASMLFGWRVCKHVKSNAIVYCRGEQTLGIGAGQMARVDSSRIAVWKAGEAKLDLRGSVVVSEALFPFADGLIAAADAGATSAIQPGGSVRDAEVIAAADERGMAMVFTGIRHFKH
- a CDS encoding WD40 repeat domain-containing protein, with protein sequence MKPCRRFPNNIITLFLAAVLAAFVFPFLPGCSKTHRAQARVAKDDGASIEKRMESVETLAAAGEQALLTDVAASTGDPRVRHAAIEKISDEQFLAKALKNMRGGEVELLDQVMRDGPTSRSQEAMRNISGMDTKTIEAALEKITDPQLLADLARHAASLTVRMSVVVKTGDQAALAALARDNSLGIPFRQAIVGELTDQAVLADIAKNAADSLIREAAAGKLTDQTVLLGIVQNTTPRQAAIRKVAAERLTDQTALAAIAQNTTEDFTIRRVAIGKLTDQTILTAIAQDAAGDSALRKAAVGRLTDQAMLATIVKDAKNDFEIREQAVQVLTDQGTLAEIVMAGSGSSPDNEEHTLVLRAVESMTDQARLAAFAEDDKLFLIRDTIVGKLTDQKLLEKFATDASEMQSVRYAAVQNLIDTRVLAGIAKTDEDGEVRKLALSKLPKHEQSLLVDIIKNAGSAESAQAAVGALQKLDDQRLLADVAATATLRIIREEAIDKITDQTVLAALARHDGADVRLLALWRLADKALLADIAKNDADGRVRQVAASKLSTAPVAPATPAARAEKTITDLIKEGKVAVAVRGSSISKLFVTLKRMMPYPLEVLIPAGTYFVCDNSAAQNMVSTEAVRVGLRQAAQTVSVPVACANKPKDIPAAHDSFVIGIPKNADELPRLMAVLGKKNVPYYTKQAAVWIATDNASYSGLDALRSVSQYTPRIPGVAYGTRAINEPEAAEAIRLCDGAGIDIKTKAIWRDCEKILAGLKAGELKNWLKKFSGLAAPAHKEGVVALAISGDGKLLASGDDSGEIKLWSLPDGAFVRALEAHDDNVDCLAISPDGEWLLSRGNDNSYMKLWHLPDGKLAKNESVKKQDGDEHFPFARVYAAAFSPDGKWFVTADDDGFIKLWSLPGCTLTKTLERQVTAKGGRPLYTYALALSPDGDLLAAEGEKNIIKLWSLPDGKLIKTLEGHRKFLRFATISTDGKRLVSGSDDNVVIVWSLPEGALLKTVERRQTWNAAVSPDGSILAAILLPAEAGLWHLPNGDSMAKLAALTSMTRSAITPDNKLLVTSDSNGNIKLWSLPDGKLIKTLESE